A single region of the Nicotiana sylvestris chromosome 6, ASM39365v2, whole genome shotgun sequence genome encodes:
- the LOC138871055 gene encoding uncharacterized protein: MSPNELNATSSPWPFATWAMDVIGPIEPTASNGHMFILVAIDYFTKWVEAVSYKVVTKKVITDFVKDHIVCRFGVLESIVTNNAVNLNSDLMKAIWKEDGRSVSRPTLSEQNVQSFQQKGKPRHFAPRQLVLKNIFPHQDEAKGKLSPNWQGPYMVHMVLTGGALILAEMDGEIWSKLINSDAVKRYYALIIYISSSDVIELRLT, encoded by the exons ATGTCGccgaatgagctcaatgcaacaagctcaccttggccatttgccACCTGGgcaatggatgtcattggtccgattgagcccactgcttcgaACGGACACATGTTTattttggtagccattgattacttcacaaaatgggtagaggctgtatcctacaaagttgtaaccaagaaagtcatcacagactttgtcaaggatcatattgtttgccgatttggaGTTCTCGAGTCCATTGTTACTAATAATGCTgtcaatctcaacagtgatttgatgaaagccat atggaaagaagATGGAcgcagtgtgtcacggccaactttatcagagcagaatgtccagagctttcaacaaaagggcaAACCAAGGCATTTTGCACCAAGACAGCTGGTGCTTAAGaatatcttcccacatcaagatgaagccaaagggaaattatctcccaattggcaaggtccttacatggttcacatggtactgacaggaggagcactcatacttgcagagatggatggagaaataTGGTCAAAactaatcaattcagacgcagtcaaaagatactatgcttTGATTATTTatatttcctcatctgatgtaattgaactacgtttgacctga